AACACAGTGATTAATGGTGTCTGTACGGCTCCGATCTTTGTTCCGCCAGATCCTCCAGTAGTGACACCTCCATCCACTGAAGGTGGCACAGGAACAGGGCCTACAGGCGGAGCGATTCGCTAGGTTGTAAATAAAGAATGTTTGAAATTAATAAAGACAAACAAAAGATCATACCGCAGAGGGCTCCCCATAACAGGGAAGCCCCTCTGCCTTTAAAGAACCCGGTGGTTCGTCGTCGTAAACCGACCCGTCAACCCACAGATTCCAAGCTCAATGAAATTTTTAAAAACAATAAAATGCAGTTCGATCAGAACACCGGCTTTCATGGGGGCCCCTCTGCGCGTCGCAAAGGTTACCGTTTGGCTTTGTGGTCCTGGTTGGCTTCGACTATTGATGCTTTGATTTTAGTTGCTGCCAGCTGTGTATTTCTTTTGGTTTTCTCGCTGATTGTTAAAAGTTCGATGGGTGGAATTCTTGCGGGTATCACTCAAGGGCAGCATCGATTGTTGTTGTTTGCGGAAGTCTATGCGATGTCATCTTGGATCTATATGATCTCGATTCGCAGTCTGATGGGGTCGTCGATTGGTGAGTGGGCTTGTGACTTGCGCTTGGGTCAACCTCATGAACGCTTGCAGGCCAATTACGTGTTGCGCGTGTTTTTACGCAGCACTTTGATTGTTCTTACAGGTGTGATCACCATGCCAATTTTATCTTTGGTGTTCGGCAAAGATATAGCGGGCGTATGCTCAGGGCTGCGTCTTTTTTCTCTCAAGTAAAGTCAGAACTTCATAGTGCGTGCTTTGTGGAAATTGATCCAGAATCACGCATTCTTTCATTTCATAACCATAGTTTTTCAACTTCACCAAATCCACCGCCATGGATTCTGGAAAGCAGGACATGTAAATAAAAAACGAAGGTCTTTGTTCGGGTTTAAGTTCCTCCAGAGGATTCAGGAAGCTCATCAGGCCTGAGCGAGGTGGGTTGGCTAAAATGCCATCAAACTCAGAGAAGTCTTTCAAAATCTTTTTTTGAAAATCTCCCCGATGGATTGTTAGTTTCTGCGCATGTGCTTTTAAAGAGCCCGGCAGCATTGCCACGGATTTCTCCAAACCTTCCAAAGATAAGGCATCAATTTCACAAGCTACTAATGACGAAGCGGAAGCCAGCGCAGGTAAGGTTAAGTTACCAATCCCTGAACCAAATTCAATCACCCGAGCCTTCGGGTATCGCCCCACCCACGAGGAAATCGTTTGGCCAATAAGCTCATTCGCCTTGTGACTGGGTTGTGTAAAGCTGGCGACATGACAGTAAAGTGAAACGGCATCTCCGTTCATCCACGTGTTAAACCAAACATTCAATTCGGGATCTTTAAGTTTAAACTCAGAACCATTCCAGAAAGGCACTTTGCGGCGCTGGCCGATCTCAACGAAGGCTGTTTTTTGCAGTCGTTGCAGAAGGGATTTTTCATCAAGAATTTTTTTAATATCCACGTTCGCAAAATCCAACCACACGCCGCGCTCGCCGTGGGGGCCGACTCTTAAGCGGACGGAGCCCTTTTCCACGGGCCAGTTGTAAGTTCTGAATTCTGCGAGCCATTCCTGCAGGGCCGGCGATAGTTGGGCGCAAATATCAATATCAACAATATCGTGGGCGTCCTTGGCGTAAAGTCCCAAGCGGCCCCCTTGTAAGCTGAAATCCAGGCGATCTCGCAAATAAGCCGGTCCCGCTGTTAAAACTTCGACTCCCGGAGTAGAAAGGTTTTTCCTGCTGAGAAGGTCTGAAAGTTCGTTTTTTTTAAGATCTAACTGTTCCGAATAGGTTAGGTGCAGGTATTGGCAACCATTACAGCTATTCTGGTAGGGACAGGGGATCTTAATGGATGGATTAAATGATCGGCTTTGCATAAAAATAAGGCTTTTGAGTCTTGCTCCAGAAGGTCGGCTGTTATATCACCTTCATATTAGCAGGAGTTTGAAACAATGATGAGAGTTTTATTGCTTACTTTGGTTATCGGTCTTTCCTCTGGTACGGCTATGGCCCTGAATAATAACCCATGGATGAGAACCTGCCGCATTG
The nucleotide sequence above comes from Bdellovibrio svalbardensis. Encoded proteins:
- a CDS encoding RDD family protein, which encodes MFEINKDKQKIIPQRAPHNREAPLPLKNPVVRRRKPTRQPTDSKLNEIFKNNKMQFDQNTGFHGGPSARRKGYRLALWSWLASTIDALILVAASCVFLLVFSLIVKSSMGGILAGITQGQHRLLLFAEVYAMSSWIYMISIRSLMGSSIGEWACDLRLGQPHERLQANYVLRVFLRSTLIVLTGVITMPILSLVFGKDIAGVCSGLRLFSLK
- a CDS encoding class I SAM-dependent RNA methyltransferase produces the protein MQSRSFNPSIKIPCPYQNSCNGCQYLHLTYSEQLDLKKNELSDLLSRKNLSTPGVEVLTAGPAYLRDRLDFSLQGGRLGLYAKDAHDIVDIDICAQLSPALQEWLAEFRTYNWPVEKGSVRLRVGPHGERGVWLDFANVDIKKILDEKSLLQRLQKTAFVEIGQRRKVPFWNGSEFKLKDPELNVWFNTWMNGDAVSLYCHVASFTQPSHKANELIGQTISSWVGRYPKARVIEFGSGIGNLTLPALASASSLVACEIDALSLEGLEKSVAMLPGSLKAHAQKLTIHRGDFQKKILKDFSEFDGILANPPRSGLMSFLNPLEELKPEQRPSFFIYMSCFPESMAVDLVKLKNYGYEMKECVILDQFPQSTHYEVLTLLERKKTQP